Proteins from a single region of Streptomyces sp. TN58:
- the ppdK gene encoding pyruvate, phosphate dikinase gives MSENKDQKFVYDFTEGNRDLKDLLGGKGANLAEMTNLGLPVPPGFTITTEACKVYLESGSAPAALRDEVSAHLAALEAKMGKKLGQSDDPLLVSVRSGAKFSMPGMMDTVLNIGLSDESVAGLASQAGDERFAWDSYRRLIQMFGKTVLGVEGELFEDALDEAKAAKKVTVDTDLDAADLKKLVKVFKKIVAKEAGREFPQDAREQMDLAVEAVFNSWNTDRAKLYRRQERIPSDLGTAVNVCSMVFGNLGPDSGTGVAFTRDPASGHAGVYGDYLQNAQGEDVVAGIRNTVPLADLESIDKASYDQLMTIMTTLETHYKDLCDIEFTIERGQLWMLQTRVGKRTAGAAFRIATQLVDQGLIDEAEALQRVSGHQLAQLMFPRFDEGASTTLLGRGIAASPGAAVGKAVFDSYTAVKWSRSGEKVILIRRETNPDDLDGMIASEGILTSRGGKTSHAAVVARGMGKTCVCGAEELDVDTKRRRMTVGDTVIEEGDVVSIDGSTGKVYLGEVPVVPSPVVEYFEGRMHAGADDADELVAAVHRIMAYADRVRRLRVRANADNAEDALRARRFGAQGIGLCRTEHMFLGERREMVERLILADTDGERDEALSALLPLQKKDFIELFEAMDGLPVTVRLLDPPLHEFLPDITELSVRVALAESRKDANENDLRLLQAVHKLHEQNPMLGLRGVRLGLVIPGLFAMQVRAIAEAAAERKNAKGDPRVEIMIPLVGTVQELEIVREEADAVIAEVEAATGTTLKLSIGTMIELPRAALTAAQIAEAAQFFSFGTNDLTQTVWGFSRDDVEASFFTAYLEKGIFGVSPFETIDKDGVGSLVRHAVKQGRATRPDLKLGVCGEHGGDPESVHFFHEVGLDYVSCSPFRIPVARLEAGRAAAEAKGSDSR, from the coding sequence GTGTCGGAAAACAAAGATCAGAAGTTCGTCTACGACTTCACCGAGGGCAACCGCGACCTCAAGGACCTCCTCGGCGGCAAGGGTGCCAACCTCGCCGAGATGACCAACCTGGGTCTGCCGGTCCCTCCCGGCTTCACCATCACCACCGAGGCCTGCAAGGTCTACCTCGAAAGCGGCTCGGCCCCGGCCGCCCTGCGCGACGAGGTCAGCGCCCACCTCGCGGCCCTCGAAGCGAAGATGGGCAAGAAGCTCGGACAGTCGGACGACCCGCTGCTGGTCTCCGTGCGTTCCGGCGCGAAGTTCTCGATGCCCGGCATGATGGACACCGTCCTGAACATCGGCCTCTCCGACGAGTCGGTCGCCGGCCTCGCCTCCCAGGCCGGCGACGAGCGCTTCGCGTGGGACTCCTACCGCCGCCTGATCCAGATGTTCGGCAAGACCGTCCTCGGAGTCGAGGGCGAGCTCTTCGAGGACGCCCTCGACGAGGCCAAGGCCGCCAAGAAGGTCACCGTCGACACAGACCTCGACGCCGCCGACCTGAAGAAGCTCGTCAAGGTCTTCAAGAAGATCGTGGCGAAGGAGGCCGGCCGCGAGTTCCCGCAGGACGCCCGCGAGCAGATGGACCTCGCCGTCGAGGCCGTCTTCAACTCGTGGAACACCGACCGCGCCAAGCTCTACCGCCGCCAGGAGCGCATTCCCAGTGACCTGGGCACCGCGGTCAACGTCTGCTCCATGGTCTTCGGCAACCTGGGCCCCGACTCCGGCACCGGCGTCGCCTTCACCCGCGACCCCGCCAGCGGCCACGCGGGCGTCTACGGCGACTACCTCCAGAACGCCCAGGGCGAGGACGTCGTCGCGGGCATCCGCAACACCGTGCCGCTCGCGGACCTGGAGTCCATCGACAAGGCCTCGTACGACCAGCTCATGACGATCATGACGACGCTGGAGACCCACTACAAGGATCTCTGCGACATCGAGTTCACCATCGAGCGCGGCCAGCTGTGGATGCTCCAGACCCGTGTCGGCAAGCGCACCGCCGGCGCCGCCTTCCGCATCGCCACCCAGCTCGTCGACCAGGGCCTGATCGACGAGGCCGAGGCCCTCCAGCGCGTCAGCGGCCACCAGCTGGCGCAGCTGATGTTCCCCCGCTTCGACGAGGGCGCCAGCACCACCCTGCTCGGCCGCGGCATCGCCGCCTCCCCGGGCGCGGCGGTCGGCAAGGCCGTCTTCGACTCCTACACGGCCGTCAAGTGGTCCCGTTCCGGCGAGAAGGTCATCCTGATCCGCCGCGAGACCAACCCGGACGACCTGGACGGCATGATCGCCTCCGAAGGCATCCTGACCTCGCGCGGCGGCAAGACCTCCCACGCGGCCGTCGTCGCCCGCGGCATGGGCAAGACCTGCGTCTGCGGTGCCGAGGAGCTGGACGTCGACACCAAGCGCCGCCGCATGACGGTCGGCGACACGGTCATCGAAGAGGGCGACGTCGTCTCGATCGACGGCTCCACCGGCAAGGTCTACCTCGGTGAGGTACCCGTCGTACCCTCCCCGGTCGTCGAGTACTTCGAGGGCCGGATGCACGCCGGCGCCGACGACGCCGACGAACTCGTCGCCGCCGTGCACCGGATCATGGCGTACGCGGACCGTGTCCGCCGCCTGCGGGTACGCGCCAACGCCGACAACGCCGAGGACGCGCTGCGCGCCCGCCGCTTCGGCGCACAGGGCATCGGCCTGTGCCGCACCGAGCACATGTTCCTCGGTGAGCGCCGCGAGATGGTCGAGCGCCTGATCCTCGCCGACACCGACGGCGAGCGCGACGAGGCACTCAGTGCCCTGCTGCCGCTGCAGAAGAAGGACTTCATCGAGCTGTTCGAGGCGATGGACGGCCTGCCCGTCACCGTCCGCCTGCTCGACCCGCCGCTGCACGAGTTCCTGCCCGACATCACCGAGCTGTCGGTGCGCGTCGCCCTCGCCGAGTCCCGCAAGGACGCCAACGAGAACGACCTGCGCCTGCTCCAGGCCGTCCACAAGCTGCACGAGCAGAACCCGATGCTGGGTCTGCGCGGTGTCCGCCTGGGCCTGGTCATCCCCGGCCTGTTCGCCATGCAGGTCCGGGCGATCGCCGAGGCCGCGGCCGAGCGCAAGAACGCCAAGGGCGACCCCCGCGTCGAGATCATGATCCCGCTCGTGGGCACCGTCCAGGAGCTGGAGATCGTCCGCGAGGAGGCCGACGCGGTCATCGCCGAGGTCGAGGCCGCCACCGGCACCACCCTCAAGCTCTCCATCGGCACCATGATCGAGCTGCCGCGCGCCGCCCTGACGGCCGCCCAGATCGCCGAGGCCGCGCAGTTCTTCTCCTTCGGCACGAACGACCTGACCCAGACGGTGTGGGGCTTCTCCCGCGACGACGTCGAGGCCAGCTTCTTCACCGCGTACCTGGAGAAGGGCATCTTCGGGGTCTCGCCCTTCGAGACCATCGACAAGGACGGCGTCGGCTCCCTCGTGCGCCACGCGGTCAAGCAGGGCCGGGCCACCCGTCCCGACCTCAAGCTCGGCGTCTGCGGCGAGCACGGCGGCGACCCCGAGTCCGTCCACTTCTTCCACGAGGTCGGCCTCGACTACGTCTCCTGCTCGCCCTTCCGGATCCCGGTGGCGCGCCTGGAGGCCGGCCGTGCCGCCGCCGAGGCGAAGGGCAGCGACAGCCGCTGA
- the dusB gene encoding tRNA dihydrouridine synthase DusB, with amino-acid sequence MRDNGRMTTLPPPLAIGPHTVQPPVVLAPMAGITNAPFRTLCREFSGGKGLFVSEMITTRALVERNEKTMQLIHFDETEKPRSIQLYGVDPVTVGKAVRMIVEEDRADHIDLNFGCPVPKVTRKGGGSALPYKRNLLRAILREAVAGAGDLPVTMKMRKGIDDDHLTYLDAGRIAVEEGVTAIALHGRTTAQHYGGTADWEAIARLKEHVPEIPVLGNGDIWCAEDALRMVRETGCDGVVVGRGCLGRPWLFNDLVAAFEGRPEDFHRPALREVARTMHRHAQLLGEWIGDETRGVIDFRKHVAWYLKGFSVGSEMRKKLAVTSSLAELDAHLSELDLDQEWPESADGPRGRTSGNNRVVLPDGWLKDPYDCAGVSEDAELDTSGG; translated from the coding sequence ATGCGGGACAATGGGCGGATGACCACGCTCCCCCCGCCTCTCGCGATCGGCCCGCACACCGTGCAGCCCCCGGTGGTGCTCGCGCCCATGGCCGGCATCACCAACGCCCCGTTCCGTACCCTCTGCCGGGAGTTCTCGGGCGGCAAGGGGCTGTTCGTGAGCGAGATGATCACGACCCGCGCCCTGGTCGAGCGCAACGAGAAGACCATGCAGCTGATCCACTTCGACGAGACCGAGAAGCCCCGGTCGATTCAGCTGTACGGGGTGGACCCGGTGACGGTCGGCAAGGCGGTCCGCATGATCGTCGAGGAGGACCGCGCCGACCACATCGACCTCAACTTCGGCTGCCCCGTCCCCAAGGTCACCCGCAAGGGCGGTGGGTCCGCGCTGCCCTACAAGCGGAACCTGCTGCGCGCGATCCTGCGCGAGGCCGTCGCGGGAGCCGGCGACCTGCCGGTGACCATGAAGATGCGCAAGGGCATCGACGACGACCACCTCACCTATCTCGACGCCGGCCGCATCGCCGTCGAGGAGGGGGTCACCGCCATCGCCCTGCACGGACGGACCACCGCGCAGCACTACGGCGGGACCGCCGACTGGGAGGCCATCGCGCGGCTCAAGGAGCACGTCCCGGAGATACCGGTCCTCGGCAACGGCGACATCTGGTGCGCCGAGGACGCGCTGCGCATGGTGCGCGAGACCGGCTGCGACGGCGTGGTCGTGGGGCGCGGCTGCCTGGGGCGGCCGTGGCTGTTCAACGACCTGGTGGCGGCCTTCGAGGGGCGGCCGGAGGACTTCCACCGGCCCGCGCTGCGAGAGGTCGCCCGGACCATGCACCGGCATGCCCAGCTGCTGGGGGAGTGGATCGGCGACGAGACGCGCGGCGTGATCGACTTCCGTAAGCACGTCGCCTGGTACCTGAAGGGATTCTCGGTCGGGTCCGAGATGCGCAAGAAGCTCGCGGTGACCTCGTCGCTGGCCGAGCTGGACGCTCATCTGAGCGAGCTCGACTTGGATCAAGAGTGGCCGGAGAGCGCTGACGGTCCGCGCGGTCGGACGTCCGGAAACAACCGAGTTGTCCTGCCGGACGGCTGGCTGAAGGATCCGTACGACTGCGCCGGCGTGAGCGAGGACGCGGAACTGGACACCTCCGGAGGCTGA
- a CDS encoding alkaline phosphatase PhoX — protein sequence MERRTFLRGAVIGSSAAAFGGTLTHKAAYAAPAQPGAGPYGALGAADANGIMLPSGFTSRVIARSGQTVSGTSYTWHSAPDGGACYTDGSGWIYVSNSEINPSGGASAVKFNSSGTVTGAYRILSGTRQNCAGGKTPWNTWLSCEEVDRGFVYETDPYGVNAAVQRPAMGRFKHEAAAADPVRQVIYLTEDESSGCFYRFIPTTWGNLSSGTLQVLKAGTATSGSFTWQNVPDPDGSPTATRSQVSGSKKFNGGEGCHYADDTVWFTTKGDNRVWQLNLTNNTYELAYDDSLVPGGAAPLTGVDNVTGSSYGDLYVAEDGANMEICVITPDDVVAPFLRITGQSSSEITGPAFSPVGNRLYFSSQRGTSGSSSGGITYEVTGPFRT from the coding sequence GTGGAACGTCGTACCTTCCTGCGCGGCGCGGTGATCGGTTCGTCGGCCGCCGCCTTCGGCGGCACGTTGACGCACAAGGCGGCCTATGCGGCACCCGCCCAGCCCGGCGCCGGCCCCTACGGGGCGCTCGGCGCGGCCGACGCCAACGGCATCATGCTCCCGAGCGGTTTCACCAGCCGGGTGATCGCCCGCTCGGGCCAGACCGTCAGCGGTACCTCGTACACCTGGCACAGCGCCCCCGACGGCGGTGCCTGCTACACCGACGGCTCGGGCTGGATCTACGTGTCCAACTCGGAGATCAACCCCTCCGGCGGCGCGAGCGCGGTGAAGTTCAACTCCTCCGGCACCGTCACCGGCGCCTACCGGATCCTCTCGGGCACCCGGCAGAACTGCGCGGGCGGCAAAACCCCGTGGAACACCTGGCTGTCCTGCGAGGAGGTCGACCGGGGCTTCGTCTACGAGACCGACCCGTACGGCGTGAACGCGGCCGTCCAGCGCCCGGCGATGGGCCGCTTCAAGCACGAGGCGGCCGCGGCGGACCCGGTCCGGCAGGTGATCTACCTGACGGAGGACGAGAGCAGCGGCTGCTTCTACCGCTTCATCCCCACCACCTGGGGCAACCTCTCCTCCGGCACCCTGCAGGTCCTCAAGGCGGGAACGGCCACCTCCGGCTCCTTCACCTGGCAGAACGTCCCGGACCCGGACGGCTCCCCGACGGCGACCCGCAGCCAGGTCTCCGGCTCCAAGAAGTTCAACGGCGGCGAGGGCTGCCACTACGCCGACGACACCGTCTGGTTCACCACCAAGGGCGACAACCGGGTCTGGCAGCTCAACCTCACGAACAACACGTACGAGCTGGCCTACGACGACTCGCTCGTCCCCGGCGGCGCCGCCCCGCTGACCGGCGTCGACAACGTCACCGGCTCCTCGTACGGCGACCTGTACGTCGCGGAGGACGGGGCGAACATGGAGATCTGCGTGATCACCCCGGACGACGTGGTGGCGCCCTTCCTGCGGATCACCGGGCAGTCCTCCTCGGAGATCACCGGGCCGGCCTTCTCGCCCGTCGGCAACCGGCTCTACTTCTCCAGCCAGCGCGGCACGAGCGGCAGCTCCTCCGGCGGCATCACCTACGAGGTGACGGGCCCGTTCCGCACCTGA
- a CDS encoding ArsR/SmtB family transcription factor, translated as MLRIHFTGVDLARVRMAGRPDALWETILSFHRLRDRRDARLFGEWRTETRSRLNSETRTLGMLIPSRGYFPDFLTPVEGQYGWDVGLDALRGIRPERMRRELQLLGAGAPTTPRLRDFMEGGTKQLPRLMGELRAYHRAAVEPYWTHIQAQIEAERAARGRALLDGGADELLASLPPMLRWRAPVLECDYPVDRDVRLRGRGLLLQPSFFCRRTAVTLHDPELPPVLVYPAAAQLASAPGSGETARARPAEDQRQRTLGKLVGHTRSVVLRAIGDGATTSELARRAGVSLASASQHACVMREAGLVTTLRRGNAVLHTVTPLGAALLKGGAVAS; from the coding sequence GTGCTGCGTATCCATTTCACTGGAGTGGACCTGGCACGCGTACGGATGGCAGGACGTCCCGATGCGTTGTGGGAGACGATTCTCAGCTTTCACCGCTTAAGAGACCGGCGAGACGCCCGGTTGTTCGGTGAATGGCGTACGGAAACCCGGAGCAGGTTGAATAGTGAAACACGCACGCTCGGTATGCTCATACCGAGTCGTGGTTATTTCCCCGATTTCCTGACCCCTGTGGAGGGGCAGTACGGGTGGGACGTGGGCCTCGACGCGCTGCGCGGGATCCGTCCCGAGCGCATGCGCCGCGAGCTCCAGCTGCTGGGCGCCGGAGCGCCCACCACACCACGGCTGCGGGACTTCATGGAGGGCGGCACCAAGCAGCTCCCGAGGCTGATGGGCGAGCTGCGTGCCTACCACCGGGCCGCCGTGGAGCCGTACTGGACGCACATACAGGCCCAGATAGAAGCCGAACGGGCGGCACGCGGCCGCGCGTTGCTCGACGGCGGCGCCGACGAGCTGCTGGCCTCGCTGCCGCCCATGCTGCGCTGGCGGGCGCCGGTACTGGAATGCGACTACCCCGTGGACCGGGACGTCCGGCTGCGGGGACGCGGGCTGCTGCTCCAGCCGTCCTTCTTCTGCCGGCGCACCGCGGTGACCCTGCACGACCCGGAGCTGCCGCCGGTGCTGGTCTACCCGGCCGCAGCGCAACTCGCCTCCGCGCCGGGGAGCGGCGAGACGGCCCGTGCCAGGCCCGCGGAGGACCAGCGCCAGCGCACCCTGGGCAAACTGGTCGGCCACACCCGCTCGGTCGTGCTCCGGGCCATAGGGGACGGTGCCACCACCAGCGAGCTGGCCCGCCGGGCCGGCGTCTCGCTGGCCTCCGCGAGCCAGCACGCCTGCGTGATGCGCGAGGCGGGCCTGGTCACCACCCTGCGCCGCGGCAACGCGGTCCTGCACACGGTGACCCCGCTGGGAGCCGCGCTCCTCAAGGGCGGGGCGGTGGCGTCATGA
- a CDS encoding MFS transporter, with protein MIEPSHRQRTIVLAICCMSLLIVSLDNTVLNVALPSMRRELDASVAGLQWTIDAYTLVLASLLMLMGSTADRIGRRKVFVAGLLAFGLGSLLCSLAPSLGWLVFFRMVQAVGGAMLNPVAMSIITNTFTDPAERARAIGVWGAVGGISMAAGPLIGGVLVDSVGWRSIFLINLPIGLAALVLTLRHIPESRAARPRRPDPLGQVLVIALLGSLTYGIIEAPAAGWRSPLIMGCAVVAVASLVGLLVYEPRRAEPLIDLRFFRSAPFSGSTVIAISAFAGLAGFLFLNTLYLQGVRGLSALHAGLYMLPMAGLTVLFAPLAGRLVGSRGPRICLLIAGVAMAGSGLLFALFEAETSNPLLFTGYVLFGLGFGMVNAPITNTAVSGMPRSQAGVAAAIASTSRQTGGTLGVAVIGSVLAAGLAGGQDFSGAAQPAWWIITLCGLLVLVVGAATSGAWARGTAERTARTLEESAGPAAAVGSPRA; from the coding sequence ATGATCGAGCCGAGTCACCGGCAGCGCACGATCGTCCTGGCGATCTGCTGCATGAGCCTGCTCATCGTCAGCCTCGACAACACCGTGCTCAACGTCGCGCTCCCGTCGATGCGCCGCGAGCTCGACGCCTCGGTCGCGGGGCTGCAGTGGACCATCGACGCGTACACGCTCGTCCTGGCCTCGCTGCTGATGCTCATGGGCTCCACGGCCGACCGGATCGGCCGCCGCAAGGTGTTCGTCGCCGGTCTGCTGGCCTTCGGGCTGGGCTCCCTGCTCTGCTCCCTCGCGCCGAGCCTCGGCTGGCTCGTCTTCTTCCGGATGGTGCAGGCGGTCGGCGGCGCGATGCTCAACCCGGTGGCGATGTCGATCATCACCAACACCTTCACCGATCCGGCCGAGCGGGCCAGGGCGATCGGCGTGTGGGGGGCGGTCGGGGGCATCTCCATGGCCGCGGGCCCCCTGATCGGCGGGGTGCTGGTGGACTCGGTGGGCTGGCGCTCGATCTTCCTGATCAACCTGCCGATCGGTCTGGCGGCACTCGTACTGACCCTGCGCCACATCCCGGAGTCCCGGGCGGCCCGGCCGCGCCGGCCCGACCCGCTGGGCCAGGTGCTGGTCATCGCGCTGCTCGGCAGTCTGACGTACGGGATCATCGAGGCGCCCGCCGCCGGCTGGCGCTCGCCGCTGATCATGGGGTGCGCGGTGGTGGCCGTCGCCTCCCTCGTGGGGCTGCTGGTGTACGAGCCCCGGCGCGCGGAGCCGCTGATCGATCTGCGGTTCTTCCGGAGCGCGCCGTTCAGCGGCTCGACGGTGATCGCGATCAGCGCCTTCGCCGGGCTGGCCGGCTTCCTCTTCCTGAACACGCTCTACCTCCAGGGCGTACGGGGTCTAAGCGCCCTGCACGCGGGCCTCTACATGCTGCCGATGGCCGGCCTGACGGTGCTGTTCGCGCCGCTGGCGGGGCGGCTGGTGGGCAGCCGCGGGCCCCGGATCTGCCTGCTGATCGCCGGGGTGGCGATGGCGGGGAGCGGGCTGCTGTTCGCCCTGTTCGAGGCGGAGACCTCCAATCCGCTGCTCTTCACCGGATACGTGCTCTTCGGGCTCGGCTTCGGCATGGTGAACGCGCCGATCACCAACACGGCGGTGTCCGGGATGCCGCGTTCCCAGGCGGGTGTCGCGGCGGCCATCGCCTCCACCAGCCGGCAGACGGGCGGCACGCTGGGCGTCGCGGTCATCGGCTCGGTGCTGGCGGCCGGGCTGGCCGGCGGCCAGGACTTCTCCGGCGCGGCCCAGCCCGCCTGGTGGATCATCACGCTGTGCGGGCTGCTCGTCCTGGTCGTGGGCGCGGCGACGAGCGGCGCCTGGGCCCGGGGAACGGCGGAGCGCACGGCCCGCACCCTGGAGGAGTCAGCCGGTCCCGCGGCGGCCGTGGGATCCCCGCGCGCCTGA